A portion of the Magnolia sinica isolate HGM2019 chromosome 17, MsV1, whole genome shotgun sequence genome contains these proteins:
- the LOC131231869 gene encoding probable LRR receptor-like serine/threonine-protein kinase At4g36180 → MELYGLPNLQVLELADNSFSGNVSEGFSSLLSLQVLNLTSNAFSGSIPMTYGFLQSLVILSLSGNNISGGIPAELGNCSNLEVLQLHSNHLTGGRQFAKQMYSSKKLG, encoded by the exons ATGGAGCTATATGGGTTGCCAAATCTGCAGGTTCTCGAGCTAGCTGATAACTCATTTTCCGGCAATGTCTCAGAAGGTTTTAGCAGTTTGTTGAGCTTACAGGTCCTGAATCTGACATCCAATGCCTTCTCTGGCAGCATTCCAATGACATACGGGTTTCTCCAATCTTTGGTGATTCTCTCCCTATCAGGCAACAACATATCGGGCGGGATTCCAGCAGAGCTTGGTAACTGTTCCAATCTTGAAGTATTACAGCTTCACTCAAACCATTTAACTG gtgggagacagtttgcaaaacaaatgtacagctctaAAAAGCTtggttga